A single Candidatus Methylomirabilota bacterium DNA region contains:
- a CDS encoding nuclear transport factor 2 family protein — translation MPSVEFLERFAEGWNAHDVDALMTFMAEDCAFETTAGPEVCGKRYEGRERVREAFARVFKLFPDAHFGGARHFVAGDRGCSEWTFTGTAADGKRVEVLGCDLFTFRGGKIALKSSYFKNRTA, via the coding sequence ATGCCGAGCGTCGAATTTCTCGAGCGGTTCGCCGAGGGCTGGAACGCGCACGACGTGGACGCACTCATGACGTTCATGGCGGAGGACTGCGCCTTCGAGACCACCGCCGGCCCGGAGGTGTGCGGCAAGCGCTACGAGGGGCGCGAGCGCGTGCGCGAAGCGTTCGCGCGCGTGTTCAAGCTGTTCCCCGACGCCCACTTCGGCGGCGCGCGCCACTTCGTCGCGGGCGACCGGGGCTGCTCGGAGTGGACGTTCACGGGCACGGCCGCCGACGGCAAGCGTGTCGAGGTCCTGGGCTGCGACCTGTTCACGTTCAGGGGCGGCAAGATCGCGCTGAAGTCCTCGTACTTCAAGAACCGGACGGCCTGA